One Chloroflexota bacterium DNA segment encodes these proteins:
- a CDS encoding 50S ribosomal protein L25 encodes MANETLRLALQPREITGKKVQSLRDQGILPIGICGRGIEPYSAQVDEREFNKVINQAGYSGLIELSIPGQKRQAAFLLEVQRNSVTNRIIHADLRVVDVNEPVELDIHVALQGENDLVSRGNAVLNLVQSVIRVRALPGDVPHQIDIDASSLTEVGQQILVKDLSLPATVEILDDVETLILTLGYPQAEEAPAAETAAE; translated from the coding sequence ATGGCGAACGAAACTCTACGGTTGGCACTCCAGCCGCGTGAAATTACCGGCAAAAAGGTTCAAAGCTTGCGCGACCAAGGTATTTTGCCAATCGGTATTTGTGGCCGTGGGATCGAACCCTACTCAGCCCAAGTTGACGAACGTGAATTTAACAAAGTGATCAACCAAGCTGGCTATAGCGGCTTGATCGAGTTGAGCATCCCTGGCCAAAAACGCCAAGCTGCCTTCTTGTTGGAAGTCCAACGCAACTCAGTCACCAATCGGATCATCCATGCCGACTTGCGGGTTGTTGATGTCAACGAGCCAGTTGAATTGGATATTCACGTTGCATTGCAAGGCGAAAACGATTTGGTGAGCCGTGGCAACGCTGTGTTGAACTTGGTTCAATCAGTGATTCGGGTGCGGGCTTTGCCAGGCGATGTGCCACATCAAATTGATATTGATGCAAGCAGCTTGACTGAAGTTGGCCAACAAATCTTGGTTAAAGATTTGAGCTTGCCAGCTACCGTGGAAATTCTCGATGATGTTGAAACCTTGATTTTGACCTTGGGTTATCCACAAGCTGAAGAAGCTCCAGCCGCTGAAACTGCTGCTGAATAA
- the rpoD gene encoding RNA polymerase sigma factor RpoD, whose translation MIDKLLELAAKNQNRIKREDILSVLPEPETNIEALESLYEQIEEAGIEVVDADEAPNVADLDLDLDLDSDHDLDGALPDLSDIALDDPVRMYLQEIGQVPLLTAAEEVDLAKKMEVAHAANDTLLQDDGMLEHGDRISLKRHIDTGRAARQHLIQANLRLVVSIAKKYTSYGLTMMDLVQEGNIGLMRAVEKFDYTKGHKFSTYATWWIRQAITRAIADQSRTIRLPVHMGEAISQVKRTSHKLQQTMQREPTPEEIAEAMGITASKVRRTLEASMHPLSLEMPVGQEGEGRMGDFIEDDRVSTPVDAAAMTMLREQIEEVLQKLPERERKIIQLRYGLKDGRYRTLEEVGLEFGITRERIRQIEAVALRKLRHPHLGKKLRGYLD comes from the coding sequence ATGATTGACAAGCTACTGGAGCTTGCGGCAAAAAATCAAAACCGCATCAAACGCGAAGACATTCTCAGCGTGTTGCCAGAGCCAGAAACGAATATCGAAGCCCTCGAAAGCCTCTACGAACAAATCGAAGAAGCGGGGATCGAGGTTGTTGATGCAGATGAAGCGCCCAACGTTGCCGACCTCGATCTCGATTTAGATCTTGATAGTGATCACGACCTCGACGGAGCCTTGCCTGATCTTTCGGATATTGCGCTCGACGACCCAGTGCGCATGTACTTGCAAGAAATTGGTCAAGTACCATTGCTGACTGCGGCGGAAGAAGTCGATCTGGCCAAGAAGATGGAAGTGGCTCACGCCGCCAACGATACGTTGCTGCAAGATGACGGCATGCTTGAACATGGCGATCGGATTTCATTAAAACGCCATATCGATACTGGCCGAGCGGCTCGTCAACATTTGATTCAGGCCAACTTGCGTTTGGTGGTTTCGATTGCCAAAAAATATACCTCATATGGCTTGACCATGATGGATCTGGTGCAAGAGGGCAATATTGGCTTGATGCGGGCAGTCGAGAAATTCGATTACACCAAGGGCCATAAGTTCTCAACCTACGCGACGTGGTGGATTCGCCAGGCAATTACGCGGGCGATCGCCGACCAAAGCCGCACCATCCGCTTGCCTGTGCACATGGGCGAGGCAATTAGCCAAGTTAAGCGAACGTCGCATAAGTTGCAACAAACTATGCAGCGCGAACCAACGCCCGAAGAAATTGCCGAAGCGATGGGCATTACCGCCTCGAAAGTGCGTCGCACCTTGGAAGCCTCGATGCACCCACTTTCGCTAGAAATGCCAGTTGGCCAAGAAGGCGAAGGCCGCATGGGCGATTTCATTGAGGATGATCGAGTTTCAACCCCAGTTGATGCTGCGGCCATGACCATGTTGCGCGAACAAATTGAAGAAGTTTTGCAAAAATTGCCTGAGCGCGAACGCAAAATAATTCAATTGCGCTATGGCCTTAAAGATGGCCGCTACCGTACTCTCGAAGAAGTTGGGCTAGAATTTGGCATTACCCGCGAACGGATTCGCCAAATCGAAGCTGTGGCCTTGCGTAAACTCCGTCACCCCCACCTTGGCAAGAAATTACGTGGCTATCTTGATTAA
- a CDS encoding DUF87 domain-containing protein encodes MAHATRIGLVTSGSLLEGLTARLDERYEIERLRVGQFMVVQGRQNRFFSMLTDVQLAATSLSILADPPDDEHPLLREILAGRNTYGTFKLTPQLMLPEDSLETPRPVKTIPAHFAPIYEASEDDFGLVFGAEGDGKFQMGTPLDMDVPVCIDLERFVERSNGVFGKSGTGKSFLTRLLLCGVIKHNAASNLIFDMHSEYGWSGTTEDKIQEVKGLAQLFPGQVYIYTLDPESSRRRGVKYDGDITIGLNEIRVDDILLLQDALNLNPTAAESAFICAQRFGDDWIQKLRELDTEQLKEFVESTGANMSSMSALSRKLAQLEQLKFVTRKSSQSSIRQIIDALLAGKNVVVEFGQYRSELAYMLVSNILTRLIYDEWVRRTETFLATKKSSDKPPQLMITIEEAHNFLTPSLAKQTIFGKIARELRKYSVTLLVVDQRPSSIDNEVMSQLGSRITALLNDDRDIDAVFMGVGGSKGLKTVLASLDSRQQAMMLGHAVPMPVVMRTRAYDKAFYEAMMQGNRRGPSLRPRTPELIDQEADELF; translated from the coding sequence ATGGCACATGCAACACGGATTGGGCTAGTAACCAGTGGCTCATTATTGGAAGGCCTAACCGCCCGTTTAGATGAACGCTACGAAATTGAGCGTTTGCGCGTTGGTCAATTTATGGTGGTGCAAGGCCGCCAAAACCGCTTTTTTTCAATGTTGACCGATGTGCAACTGGCCGCTACTAGCCTTTCGATTTTGGCTGATCCGCCGGATGATGAGCACCCGTTGTTGCGTGAGATTTTGGCTGGGCGTAACACCTATGGCACATTTAAATTAACCCCTCAATTGATGTTGCCCGAAGATTCACTCGAAACACCCCGCCCAGTTAAGACTATTCCTGCCCATTTTGCGCCAATTTACGAGGCCAGCGAGGATGATTTTGGCTTGGTGTTTGGGGCTGAGGGCGATGGCAAGTTTCAAATGGGCACGCCTTTGGATATGGATGTCCCAGTCTGTATCGATCTTGAGCGCTTTGTTGAGCGTTCGAATGGTGTGTTTGGTAAATCGGGCACAGGTAAATCATTCTTAACGCGTTTATTATTATGCGGCGTAATTAAACATAATGCTGCGAGTAATTTGATTTTTGATATGCACTCCGAATATGGCTGGAGCGGTACAACCGAGGATAAGATTCAAGAAGTTAAGGGCTTAGCACAGCTTTTTCCTGGCCAAGTCTATATCTACACGCTTGATCCTGAGTCGTCACGGCGGCGCGGAGTAAAATACGATGGTGATATTACGATTGGCCTGAATGAAATTCGGGTTGATGATATTTTATTATTGCAAGATGCGCTGAATCTCAATCCGACTGCGGCAGAATCGGCCTTTATTTGTGCTCAGCGTTTTGGCGACGATTGGATTCAAAAACTGCGTGAATTAGATACAGAACAACTCAAGGAATTTGTCGAATCGACTGGCGCGAATATGTCATCGATGTCGGCACTTTCGCGCAAATTAGCCCAGCTTGAGCAACTCAAATTTGTCACTCGCAAATCGAGCCAATCATCAATTCGCCAAATTATTGATGCCTTGTTGGCTGGTAAAAATGTAGTGGTAGAGTTTGGTCAATATCGCAGTGAATTGGCCTATATGTTGGTTTCAAATATTCTGACGCGCCTGATTTATGATGAATGGGTGCGGCGTACCGAAACCTTCCTTGCCACAAAAAAATCGAGCGATAAACCGCCGCAACTGATGATTACGATTGAGGAAGCGCATAATTTTCTTACACCCAGCTTGGCCAAGCAAACCATTTTCGGCAAAATTGCCCGCGAATTACGCAAGTATTCGGTCACATTGTTGGTGGTTGATCAACGGCCATCATCGATTGATAACGAAGTGATGAGCCAACTTGGTTCGCGAATTACCGCCTTGCTCAACGATGATCGCGATATTGATGCGGTATTTATGGGCGTTGGTGGCTCGAAAGGCTTGAAAACCGTGTTGGCCTCGCTTGATTCGCGCCAGCAAGCCATGATGTTGGGCCATGCTGTGCCGATGCCAGTGGTGATGCGTACCCGAGCCTATGATAAAGCCTTTTATGAAGCGATGATGCAGGGTAATCGACGTGGGCCAAGTTTGCGACCGCGCACCCCAGAACTGATCGATCAAGAAGCTGACGAATTATTTTAA
- a CDS encoding ABC transporter ATP-binding protein, whose protein sequence is MQAHAGQSLIQLQQVTKRFGDRDVVRDVSWNIQPGEIFGIVGPSGCGKTTTVRLMTGVYIPTTGSVSVLGKNPATFNARDREQLGYMPQLFVLYPNLNVIENMRFAASMYGVSLTKRRKRIDELLNFVELDQARRTLAGNISGGMQRRLQLAAALVHEPELLFVDEPTAGIDPVLRGRFWDQFQELKAMGKSLVVTTQYVNEVAYCDRVAVMRDGQLLLVDTPDGLRRRALGSDVLTIRVDADDLRSAVRILSRHQLVLGIERPHNAPLGSMMVYVDDASTALPELLAALATDPTIDTRQVGEYNPPFDDIFITLMERLEQPETKEQSNG, encoded by the coding sequence ATGCAAGCACATGCCGGTCAATCGCTGATTCAACTTCAGCAGGTGACAAAGCGTTTTGGCGATCGCGACGTGGTGCGCGATGTTTCATGGAATATTCAGCCTGGCGAGATTTTTGGCATCGTCGGGCCATCGGGCTGTGGTAAAACCACCACAGTGCGCTTGATGACGGGCGTTTATATCCCAACAACTGGCTCAGTCAGCGTATTGGGCAAAAATCCCGCCACATTCAATGCCCGCGATCGCGAGCAACTGGGTTATATGCCGCAACTCTTCGTACTATACCCCAACCTGAATGTGATTGAAAATATGCGCTTTGCCGCTTCGATGTATGGCGTTTCGCTAACCAAGCGTCGTAAACGGATCGACGAATTATTGAACTTTGTCGAGCTGGATCAAGCCCGTCGTACATTGGCTGGCAATATTTCGGGCGGGATGCAACGGCGTTTACAATTAGCTGCTGCCTTGGTGCATGAGCCAGAATTATTATTTGTTGATGAGCCAACCGCTGGCATCGATCCAGTGCTGCGTGGCCGCTTCTGGGATCAATTTCAAGAACTCAAGGCTATGGGCAAATCGCTGGTCGTCACCACCCAATATGTCAATGAGGTTGCCTATTGTGATCGGGTGGCCGTGATGCGCGATGGCCAATTATTGCTGGTCGATACGCCCGATGGCTTGCGCCGCCGCGCCTTAGGCAGCGACGTGCTGACAATTCGGGTTGATGCTGATGATCTACGCAGTGCCGTGCGAATTTTGAGCCGCCACCAATTGGTGTTGGGGATTGAACGGCCACACAATGCACCGCTGGGCAGCATGATGGTCTATGTTGACGATGCCAGCACAGCGTTGCCTGAATTGCTGGCCGCCCTCGCCACCGACCCAACCATCGATACCCGCCAAGTTGGCGAATATAACCCACCATTCGACGATATTTTCATCACCTTGATGGAACGGCTTGAGCAACCAGAGACCAAGGAGCAGAGCAATGGTTAA
- a CDS encoding ABC transporter permease, translating to MVKDLVRIFAFCAKELNAVRRQPLLLVGLIIGPFLILSLFGVGYQGEQPKLRTGIVVPPGHRDDPQVTELLKRISNTFVIDPQRHIYESEEPAVAALNNDELDLVEIFPLEMTTVYSTGKAVDIRFIYSEVDPLLRSWIEYLSYTQINELNKGMLFSVVGQSQQQIGTLRDYVSDARQQISQLREQLNSNKRDEARQTIKTLRESGALQLIALSMTQNGASETSSSTQSLSSFQASLDSLDRDLAAGGTLEQQDQKLAELDTRLGELDQQADRVQAIDPAVVVSPLRSVANNLAPIESLGDITKDPATAYVRFYTPAVLALLLQHMMVTLAGLSLVRELQQGSLEMFRVSPLSAFQTLIGKYASYTILAAVIVSVLVSLMVFGLGVPFYTGQLLNFALLTFMLTIASLGIGFFISSVVSTDSQAVQFSMLVLLMSVFFSGFFISLKSFLPFVQNIARGLPVTHGIANYQQIMLLNRAPAASTYIWLGGIALVSFLLSWLIFSRQFQRK from the coding sequence ATGGTTAAAGATTTAGTGCGCATCTTTGCGTTCTGTGCCAAAGAATTAAATGCAGTGCGGCGACAACCCTTGCTTTTGGTTGGCTTGATCATCGGGCCATTTTTGATTCTCTCGCTGTTTGGGGTCGGCTATCAAGGCGAGCAACCAAAATTGCGCACGGGCATCGTCGTGCCACCAGGCCATCGCGACGATCCCCAAGTAACGGAATTGCTCAAGCGCATCAGCAATACCTTTGTGATCGATCCACAGCGGCATATCTATGAAAGTGAGGAGCCAGCCGTCGCAGCGCTCAACAACGACGAGCTAGATTTGGTCGAAATTTTCCCGCTGGAGATGACCACAGTCTACTCTACGGGCAAGGCAGTTGATATTCGCTTTATCTATAGCGAAGTTGACCCATTGCTACGCTCGTGGATTGAATATCTTTCGTATACCCAAATTAATGAGCTGAACAAAGGCATGTTGTTTAGCGTGGTTGGCCAGAGCCAGCAGCAAATTGGCACATTGCGCGATTATGTCAGCGATGCTCGCCAGCAAATTAGCCAATTGCGCGAACAACTCAACAGCAACAAACGCGACGAAGCTCGCCAAACTATCAAAACATTACGCGAATCGGGAGCTTTGCAATTAATTGCCTTATCGATGACCCAAAATGGAGCCAGCGAAACCAGCAGCTCAACCCAAAGCCTTAGCTCATTCCAAGCCTCGCTCGATAGTCTTGATCGCGATTTGGCCGCAGGCGGAACCTTGGAGCAGCAAGATCAGAAATTAGCGGAACTCGATACACGGCTCGGTGAGCTTGATCAACAGGCTGATCGGGTTCAAGCCATCGATCCGGCAGTCGTTGTTTCGCCATTACGCTCGGTTGCCAACAATCTTGCGCCAATCGAAAGCCTTGGCGATATCACCAAAGATCCCGCGACGGCCTATGTACGTTTTTATACCCCAGCAGTGCTAGCGCTTTTGCTGCAACATATGATGGTGACCTTAGCAGGGTTGTCGCTAGTACGCGAGTTGCAACAAGGCTCACTTGAAATGTTTCGGGTCTCGCCGCTCTCAGCCTTCCAAACCTTGATTGGCAAATATGCCAGTTACACAATTTTGGCAGCAGTGATTGTCAGTGTGTTGGTCTCGTTAATGGTGTTTGGGCTAGGCGTGCCTTTCTACACAGGCCAATTGCTCAATTTCGCCTTATTGACATTTATGCTGACCATCGCCTCGCTAGGTATTGGCTTTTTCATCTCATCGGTGGTCAGCACTGATAGCCAAGCAGTCCAATTCTCGATGTTGGTATTGCTCATGTCGGTTTTCTTTAGCGGCTTCTTCATCTCGCTAAAATCGTTTTTGCCGTTTGTGCAGAATATTGCTCGTGGCTTGCCCGTCACCCATGGCATTGCCAATTATCAACAAATTATGTTGCTCAACCGTGCACCAGCGGCTAGCACCTATATTTGGCTTGGTGGAATAGCCTTGGTATCCTTTTTGCTTAGTTGGTTGATATTCAGTCGTCAATTTCAACGCAAATAG
- a CDS encoding rhomboid family intramembrane serine protease, translating into MFPLGDDNSKLRRRGYVTYGLIALNVLVFLYEFSLGSESQALQDFIMTWGAVPERIAAGDGLITLLTSMFLHGGWAHLIGNMLFLFVFGDNVEDAFGHVKYLAFYLITGLIATAAHILLNLNSASAGIPSVGASGAISGVLGAYIVMFRSNSVKVLLGRFVQTVPAWMMIGLWAVQQFIATFATITTTSQTSGGVAYAAHAGGFIAGVVIGFVLSRIQPAPQLAQRRKA; encoded by the coding sequence ATGTTTCCATTAGGCGACGATAACTCCAAACTACGGCGGCGCGGCTATGTAACCTATGGCCTGATTGCGCTCAATGTGTTGGTATTCTTGTATGAATTTTCATTGGGCAGCGAAAGCCAAGCCTTGCAAGATTTTATTATGACATGGGGCGCAGTACCCGAACGGATTGCTGCTGGCGATGGCCTGATCACCTTATTGACTTCGATGTTTTTGCACGGTGGTTGGGCACACTTAATTGGTAATATGCTGTTTCTGTTTGTTTTTGGCGATAATGTTGAAGATGCCTTTGGCCATGTCAAATACTTAGCTTTTTATCTGATTACTGGATTAATCGCTACGGCGGCACACATTCTGCTTAATCTCAATTCAGCTAGCGCTGGAATTCCCAGCGTCGGTGCATCAGGGGCAATTTCGGGTGTGCTCGGAGCCTATATCGTCATGTTTCGCAGCAATTCGGTCAAAGTCTTGCTCGGACGTTTCGTTCAAACGGTTCCTGCTTGGATGATGATTGGTTTGTGGGCAGTGCAGCAATTTATTGCAACGTTTGCCACAATCACCACAACTAGCCAAACCAGCGGCGGTGTCGCCTATGCTGCTCACGCTGGTGGGTTCATCGCTGGGGTTGTGATTGGCTTTGTGCTAAGCCGCATCCAACCAGCTCCGCAATTAGCCCAGCGCCGTAAAGCCTAA